GGAGGGTACTAAAAGTTACGGTTGTTCACAGTTTTTCGtaggttgttgtttttgtgtaaCGTGCTGCCGCAGCGTGCTTTACCtgttgaatttttttaacACCGACTTGTGTGACCCCTCCCCCGTTCCCAATCTATTCACTGCTTTTCACTGGGTGCCCCACTTCTCGAACtgcccccttttcttcttttgacGGTATCACATTCTGGTGGTCTGAAGGCAGAAAGGTATATAAAAACtaattgaaggaaaagaacaaaacgaagtgaagaagaacttTAATAGTTGTAGTACCAGGTTAGGTTAGTATATAGGCTGCGACACAGTCGTTCTATAGAGGTTTATCTTCTTGAAGGTTCTTTCCTGTTCCGTCCAGCAGCTCACGCACCTAACAACCACTTACTGATGAATAGCGAAGAAGGCCGGCACCACACCCTCTCCTCGTTCCTTGCGAGTACCCTCGAGTCACATGTTCGCTCCATACGACAGGAGGCGCTGACTGTTTGCATCAACCATGCACAGTGTGAGCTGTTGTCTCGTCGGCTTCAGCAGGTGTATAACACTTTACGTAAGTTACCTAATGGGGCGCCCACACCTCAGCTACTAACGGTTTTTGCATCAGCTGACATGCTTGTGCAGCGCATGCGGCATGGTGGCTGGTTGCTCCTTTTGGAGCGGCACCTCACATGTCGGGCGCTGTTTGCGGCATTGTTTGAACGGATTCCGTGTGTGTGGCAGTTGCAGATGACAGATTCATGGCTTGGGGAGGATCTGTTGGCTGTGCGTGCGGATGAGCAAGTGGATGCACGTGTGTACCTTGAAAAGTTGGGTGGATGGGCGGATGTGGAATCAAGGATGGACAGGGCACGTGGATCTTTCGATTCCTCGTCGGGTGAGGAAAGTGATACAGGGGAGACTAGAGGAGGTGCCCCTCCCGACGCCTTGACAGAGCAAGATGTTATCGATATGTTTCGGAGGCAAACGCTTAGCAGGTGGCGAGTACCACTGGAGGACCTCACACCCCCTGGGGAGGATgtgccgccgccgccttaTGCCGATTCGGAGCTTCATGTGTTTTCTCTCTATAATGGGTATCGCTATGGAAAAACACCAGTTTTGCTTTACCAGTTGGAACAGACGGCGAAACGCACCATTCCACCGACAACAGTGACGAACTTCGTGCAGGACATGGTTGCACGAGCACGCTGGTGCCATCCGAATCTTGTCCCCTTCACCGGTGCCTTCACGGAAAAGGTGCCATTTTTGTGCCAACCGGACGATGACAACGACTGTGATCCAGATGTTGATACTAGCAGCCAGTTCAGTGGCGAAAACAGTAGTCGATCTCAGTCAGCCAATGGTTGTGGTGCTACTGAGGAAGACGTGACTGCAGCCGATGATGGTGGTGTTGACCCTTCCTCAGCCCCTGTTTTGGACCTCGGATACATGATAGAGGACATGAAATATCTTAAGGCTGAGTTATTGAATGAGGAAAGCCCCTACCTAACCTCGTACGTTGTCCGAGAAGTGGACAACTATATTGGCAACGAAACGTTTAAAACTCTTCACGAAGTTCTTTTCGTGGAGCGGAGGCCCTTTACGGTCAGGGAAGCCATTGCTATTACACTGCAGGTTGCCGATGCTCTTCAATATATACTGATGGAAGAGGGGAATATGCCTGAAGAAGTACTTGATGCATGGACAGTGGTGTCACCCTCAAATATTTATGTGTGCCCCATAACGGTGCCAAGAAGAAGCCAACATGAATGTTGCCACGAACCCGGAGAATTTGGGGGGAGCGCATGGCCAACATGTGACGACGGCTACGGAGATATTCAAGAGGAATATGACCACGACATGGTAGCACCACCATTTTGTGGTAGTAGTGTGCAGCAACGCCGTTGCGTTGAGCTCTTTGCTCCTGGTGGCTGGGCGGCGATGTATAACCCTCCGGTGTATGTGGACGGAGGGCCATATAGCAGGTGGCGACCTCACCCACATGCAAGCTGTCGCCCAACTTACGCGATGGCACAACTTTTGTTAGCTTTAGTGAATAATGAACCACCTTATCGCTTGCTCACAAAGCAGGAAGAACTTGCGAGGCATGTCTTCGAGGCAGATAACATGAATGACGACGACAACGTCTCGGTTTCGGTTAGAGTAAGCATACCGGTTGGTAGCATTGTGCCACGGAGGTTGCCCGTCGCCTTGAGGAAACTTTGCAGCCATGCAATGCATTTGCGGGACCCCCACCGACGTGGAGAGGCTTGGGATGGATTGTCACTCTCCGACTTCAGGAATCAGTTATGGGAATCATATATTAGTCTCTCTAATTCAATGGATACCGCTGGCATGCTTCCAGGCATGGACGATGATGCTCAAGCGACCGTAGTTCCAGTTGGCGAGCGCGTGGAAATGGGTTTCAGTAGGGAATCTTCGGTAACACGGGAGAGAGCTCCGGGCCCCACTCTGGATGATTACGGTGAGTTCCCTAGTAGGGAGTCATAATGATTTTGTTGCCACCAAGGTTGGTGTACATAAACGTATatacattatatatatatatatatataacaaaacggaaaggaaaggaatgtTGAATCTCCTGTAGCTCAGGGGAATGGAGAGAGAgtaaaattcaaaaaaaaagtactaATAGAGAAAGACGCGAGTTCCCACCACGTGAGAAAAGGgggcatttttgttttcttgctcttcacctcctttacttttcccaCAGATGCtcgttctttttatttgtgccATTATAATTGCATCTGCTGAGTTACCGGCTCATTGCTCTTTCatgttccttcttttcctttagtgGCACACCACGCACTTGATTTGCTATCGGATACGCAtgcttattttgttttgctacTTCCCCCTCCCATCCCACTCCGAGAAGCGCgtgttcatttcttttttttttttgagactTACTTCACTATTTACCTTTTCGCAGGGActatttctttgttattcCCTTCTTAATTTAATCATTAACttcttgcttctttttcttttttttcctttcatgtgTTCCTtgcgtttcctttttgtagTTTTGTATGCTTTTTTGAAGGGTCaggaaggaggggggaaatggatCGATCACCTTCGCAACGGACAACGACGGACCGACCGGATCGTATTTCCTCTTCAAGCGATTCATCAGCTTTTGGTAGTGATGTTGatgaaataataaatagaTTTTCCGACCATAGTAGAGAATATATGGGCGATGCCTTCACAAAATATGCAACTGGATCAAATAGTTGCATTTCCCCGAGGACGGCAGGAGGGGACTCAAATTATGGAAGTCCCCCTCCGAACAGTAAAGCACCCGCCATGCCTTCGTATCGTACAGAAACTGCGGTGATACCTCCAAGCACGCCAAGGGTCAAGGGGGCATGTCATGACAATGATGTAAAGGAGGTTGAACCACCGACAGCAACCCAACAACTTCAGAAAGTGCGTCAAATGTTTCGTCGTCTCGATTCTCATAACGATGGTATGGAGGAGGCCCTTATTGGTTTGCGCTCACGTATAGATACATTTCGGTCACTTTTGGCAACGTGCCTTAACGGGACTGTGAAGGAGCTGCGCGGTGAGTTGCGCATTCTTCGGGAGTCAACGCAGTTCCTTGTGCAAGATTTTGCCGGGGATTTGGAACAGTGCAGGAGGATTATAATGAGGCGCCTTCAAGGGGAGGCAAATAGACGTGGGTATGATCCTCCAGCTACGAGATCGTTCAAAAAGGATTATTCCATGGAAGGCGGCTTATCAAAGCGCGAGTCGTCATGggaactgcagcagcagtgcgGTGCTGGGAGAGGCGAACAATCCGTTTTTCCCGGATGGAGGGAGTTAGAGGTTCGAGAAGACTTGTTGGAGGCTCAGCAGCGATGCACTGCTCTGGAGAAGAAGTTGAAGCAGCAGCGTGAGGCTCATGAAAATCATTTGAGTGCCATGAAGGATATGTATGAGTCGAAGGAGTACACATTAAAACGGCGAGTGGAACTACTGGAACGACTTGTAGAACGTGATAGCGAAAAGCTTCGTTATATTCTCAGCGATGATAGTAAAGATGGCCATGGGAAATGGGGGAAGAGGGGCCATTTTAAGGAGGAACAGGACAACTATTATAGCAGTGGGGATGATGACTGTGATGAAGTTCGGGAGTCCAGCAGGTTGCACACAAGAAGTAAACAATCGCTCAAAGCTCCAGCTCAAAAGTTGTTGAAAAAGCGCCGTGGTGGATTAGTAAAGGAACACGAGTCGCACCAAAGTCAGCACCCTCGTCAGGGGCCATCGGATTCGTGGACACCGATGCTTTACGATGACGTGGAGCGCCGAGTTCGTGCGCAGCTTTTGTATGGTCGACAAAACTCACCCAATCGCCccaaaggagggggaagcgGCCGTGACGTCGGAGGTCCTCAAAAGGGTGGGGAATGCAGAAACCGTTTGGAGGAGCGCAGGCTGGAAAATGTGGCGCGGCGTCTTCTCAATGCGGTGggtgaagcaaaagcaaaacagaagTGGCCTCAAGCTGATGATGAGGCGGACCACCGGCGTGTGGGCCCATGGCGCACTTCAAACGATGTGTCAACGGTGGCGCGTGGTTTGTGGGCTGAAAATGTACTGCAAAAGAGGGCGGCGCGTCAACTTTGAGGGGCGACAAAAATGGATGCGGTTTGCGGGTGAAGTTAACCATTGTGGGATGTAACGGATTTGATACATCCATAGAGGGATCGTAAATGTGCATTTTCGTAGGTGAGCGCAAAGGAATGCGTGTTTTGTGAATTTGAGATGACTAGTCTAATATTTATCGTCATGCTTCGTGTGCACTGAGCCGGTACAGTGCACACTTCAAAGGAACTAGATTTAATGATCAACCATTAGAATAAGAGTTGCAGTTggtgcacaaaaaaaaaaaaagagttccCTACTCAATGGGAAACAGGTATTAAGTACTCATAAATGAACTAGGGGGATCAGTGCGTCCACTGGTCAGTGCTgcaatacacatatatatatatagagagagagaaaaaacactTTTCTTTGGGTTGGGTAACGTATACGTGCattactctcttttttttttattgcctCATTTCTATACTTATCACTTTTGGtctattatatttattttgcgTCTCTGTCGTTAATTTCACATGTGTTGACCTGCCAAGCCCTAGAGATGGGTATGAGTGTCTTCTCGGGCCTCATGGCGACGTCCCACTATGCTACCCAATCGCTTCTCactcctttttgttgcctcctccttttttttcatattgttTACATATacgtgcaaaaaaaaaaaaaaagagaaaaaaagcgaGCATTGACACGGACAGTGTGGTGATAGTGGGTGTAATCATAAactggtgtgtgtttgttcacACCAGCATCTGTACATCAGCAACTGAGTGGAGCTTTTTTGTAACAGCGGATGCGGCGCACATGTTGCGCCACCACCAGTGCAGTGCTACGGTCGTTAGTTTACCTCCGTCCTCATGGACGCGCAAAACCAACCACATCAggaagtggaaggaaagaaagacaatTTAGCACCACGACAGCGAGATGCGAGTCCAAAGGGTGGCACCCCGCGAAGTTAGGAATGGATGGATTCACCGACGTCGCTTACAACACCGCAGCTGACACTTTTCTTGAGCGAGTTGAGAGCGCTCTGGAGACAATTGGCGACACGGACACGTTGGAGGATGTGAACCTCGCCGGTGGAGTGCTTGTGATCGAAACGACATCGAGGGGGACATTTGTACTTAATAAACAGGCACCCAATGTTCAGTTATGGCTTTCTTCGCCGCTATCGGGCCCGCATCATTACGACATGACAACATCTGCCACCGGCAGTGTGGAATGGCGCGCAGATGCTGACGGGCATTCATTGGAAGAGAGACTTGAAAAGGAACTCAGTGACGTGGTGGGAACTGAAGTGAGTTTGAGTTCAGGGGCTGGAGAAACCGAATAGTGTTGAACCGTTTGCGTGTGCATACGCGTGTATTGGGGCGTATGGCTGACCTGAGCGTCGGGAGCAACCCAACGTAACGTGTGGACGCGTGGGTTCGTTTTAAAGATGGGTGTCGTTCCCTCACGTACCGGGGCGAATGTGTGacaaggggaaagggagaaaaagtgaTGTTGAACATTACATTTTGAGTGTTCGTTGATATGAGAGCGGATAGCGTGGCGTGGCGTGAATGGGTGGATGAACTGAACATCCATGTGTGAACAGTCGCCTCGGGAGAATGACGAGGAAAATTGTTGTTGAATTCAAGACATAGTCCTGCGACAGCTTTGGTATCTGttgagtgtgtgtgaaggTGGTTTCAATTCATTTGCGTGAGCATGTATCGCGTCCTTGTTGTAGTTAATGTGTGATTGTTTGTTTAATGGGAACgacaagaagaggaaaaggtgtCGTGACAATTAACTCCCATGCACCGCATGGTTGCAGCGGGGCgccattgtttcctttcatgaTTCTAACAAACCAACTTGAGCATCTTTTCTCACATTTCGCCTAATTGGTaccgaagggaaataaaaagtatatatactTGTGATTAATATCGCCATTGATACttaggaaagaaaaaaaaaaggaaggacgtACTGAGCACGGTAGTAGCAAgtaggaggaaaacaaaggaataCGGGGAGGAAAGGATAGAGTAAAGACGGAAATACAATAAAATCCAGTACAACAACTCTTTCGTGACTGCAAGAATATGTTGGTCGAGGAACAGACTGGTAGTGTGGTGGATACGGTCGATAGGACTAACCCACCAGCGGAGGAACCAACCCCGCAGGAGGCTCTGCAGGAACAACGCAGTGCAAACGCACTTCAATCCGACGGAGATGAGCCTGAAGCGGAAGCGGAGGCGCCTGTACAGCACCAACGAAGCGATTCCGACGAAATTCAAAACAGAAACGGGGTGGAGAGTGAGGAGGCGGAGGCAAGAGGACATGATGACTCCGCTGCCGTTACATTGTATCAAAAGATTATTGAGGGTGGCGAGTGGTCAGAGCTTCTTTCCGTCTCCTACGATGCTGTCCAGAAAACGCTCCATAGGGAGGCGGTGGAAGCAACAAATCTGCCGGATACTTGCATCCGCGTATCCAGCTTGCGCGCAGACGGCAATAAACTTTTTGTGCAGTTAGTGCTGTCGCTGGAAGAGAACGCCACACCGGATAAGGTGCAGAGTATTCTGGATGACCACCCTTTTGACGAGACAAGGGCTCTCAGAGCGCGTCATGAGAACGGACCAGGTGAAGAAGACGAGGTTGCGGCTGCAGCCCGTGACGAGTGCGATGTTGGAGATATAAATGGAAATAcatcaaagaaagaaaagaaatctgcaaagaagaaggttaAGAAGTTACCGAAGGCCGTGGCTTCTCTAGTCACGGATGAGGCTTCGGAACAGGCAGCAGCTGCGCCCCAGAACAGGAGGAGGACGAACTACAAGGAGGCACCAACACCTTATTATAAGGCAATCTCAGGAGCTGCCGCAAGAGCTGCGAAAGACTCGAGGTCGACGTCGAAGACTCGGAGGACGCGAGGTGCCGCCGATGTAAATGAAAACCCCACTTCAAGTGCCACGCCTCGAAACATGACGGTTCCGCCTCTGTCGCGGTCTGCCATCGCACACTCCGTTAGTGCAACACGCGCCCTGAGCCTCGGGGACCGAATTTCCGCGGGTCGCGGGCCTCGTACTCCCCGGACGGGTCGCGCGCCGTCCATCCATACTCCTCGAGTCGGTACTAATAACCTGATCCACCGATCTACAGTACAACGCCGGTGCTTTGGATCAGCAGTGGTGCCCACCATTCCAACTGGGCCAATTGCTGCGCGACCCAGTACTGCGTCAGGAACCGCCGTGCCATTGGCGGCCGGGAGAGCCGAAAACAAAGAGGCCCCAATGCGCGCGGGGCGTAGGCGTAACCGCCGCAGTGTTCCTCCTCAACACGTTGTGTTCGTCGAAATGTCATATCGCAAGCGCACTGAGTTGCAAGCAATGAATGCGGCGGCTGTCGTTACTGATGAAGAGATTAATGAGGAGAGCATTGTTCCGGCTGACGCAGCGGGGCGAATGGCAAGTGGGTCAACTTCTCCTTCGCGGAGACCGTTCAATAAAGGGGGTTCGGTTGAGTCCGCTGCGACGCGGCCGTCTGGAAGGGGAGCTGCTCTCACGCAAGATGCCGTTGATGCTGAAGGAAGTGCCGCTGACTCAAACGCCAGGCGTCTAACAGGACGAAATGTGACCGATACTAAAGGGGAACTCCCGACAGAAGTAAAGGAGGATGCTGAACCTGACAACCGACGGCGAGTGGGGGATGAAGCTTCTGCGCCCGTGGAAAGGGATTCCGAGCAGGAGCCCGAGCCCAGAGCCGACAGCGCCGTCGCACCACCAACTGTTGACGGATCCAATAGGGCCTCTCCGCACGCGAGTGTGAACCGTAGCGAAAcagtggaagaaaaggaagaagtgagGGAGGAACAAGCTTCAGAGAAGGAATCGACTGCTTAAAATGGTTCTGTGAAAATTGCCTGAGCGACTTCGCGGGTGTTGCCGGTGCCCGTGACGAAAAGAGGGGCATCAGGAGTCGAAGTCGACGGTAGCATTGACATGCTGGAGATCCGAAGCGAATGTGAGTTATGATACGAAAAGGGAATTAAAAGGCtcacaaagggggaaaaaatatttatatatctatatctatacatatatatatatatatatttatatttttttaaaaaatgaaatgtgtGAATAGTTTGTGTGAATAAAATAGGAGGAAATGAACTTGGTTTGTAAGCCAAGGAAAAGTAATAAGTCGAAGCGCGTATATGTCTGTGTGCACATTTGCGAAGGCAATGACATCCGATGATTGGTTGGAGTGTGAGGAATAAATTAGCAAGTCTTTACCACTTCCCAGAAGGG
Above is a window of Trypanosoma brucei brucei TREU927 chromosome 3, complete sequence DNA encoding:
- a CDS encoding frataxin-like, mitochondrial precursor, putative; this encodes MRRTCCATTSAVLRSLVYLRPHGRAKPTTSGSGRKERQFSTTTARCESKGWHPAKLGMDGFTDVAYNTAADTFLERVESALETIGDTDTLEDVNLAGGVLVIETTSRGTFVLNKQAPNVQLWLSSPLSGPHHYDMTTSATGSVEWRADADGHSLEERLEKELSDVVGTEVSLSSGAGETE